The proteins below come from a single Cryptococcus neoformans var. neoformans JEC21 chromosome 14 sequence genomic window:
- a CDS encoding expressed protein, translating into MFAQTLLRTTSSTMPMARTMMARKMTTAAPSQVGPIRAFFRDVPVPVDAYPLIGIVVVMCSGATYMLSKHIYEDRDHLRWAPQTGGVRFQLPN; encoded by the exons ATGTTCGCTCAAACCCTCCTCAGAaccacttcctccactATGCCCATGGCTCGTACCATGATGGCCAGAAAGATGACCACCGCCGCTCCCTCACAAGTTGGTCCT ATCCGGGCCTTCTTTCGTGACGTCCCTGTTCCAGTCGATGCTTACCCTCTTATCGGTATCGTCGTTGTCATGTGCTCTGGCGCTACATACA TGCTCAGCAAGCACATCTACGAAGACCGAGACCACCTTCGATGGGCTCCTCAAACCGGCGGTGTCAGGTTTCAGTTGCCCAACTGA
- a CDS encoding ubiquitin-protein ligase, putative, which yields MSASASGSSWTEPTKAQAPPKDADLKQAWAFLSVGVDHIMTRLSFGMSYSYYILLYTAIYNYCTQPGKTGLPSFSPQRGGASLQGADLHRSLHNWLSAHCKSMREEAEKLPDQELLKYYARQWDRYTRGALYVNKLFNYLNKHWVKREKDEGRKDVYQVYTLALVSWKNNFFDHFTDNKGTSRLTQALLRQIQQQRNGEEVDSGLLKKVIDSYVSLGLDEADAQRQNLDTYRKHFQTQFLEATDTYYRAESSAFVGSNSVADYMKKAEARLQEEADRVNLYLHDNTRNDLKTRCEKVLIEEHQAIMWDEFQTLLDSDRVDDLARMYGLLSRVLNGLDPLREKFGQHVRRAGRAAVEKVLPAPGAVNEAGKAESLDPKAYVEALLEVHGKYTSMVEGPFRGEMGFNRALDQACGDFCNSNAACTVSTKSPELLASYCDLLLRKSNKDSDAESLEASLSKAMIIFNFIDDKDVFHKFYQKKLAQRLVGSLSASDDAESSMITKLKELSGFEYTNKLSKMFTDVNLSKDLMERFNEREREKGIASDIDFQPLVLGSNSWPLHPQQTDFAIPREIQALYDRFNAFHGEVHQGRTLNWLWHISKNELRTTYLNQKYILMTSAYQMAILTQFNVSDTLSYKDIEAGTKLSPTVLKPQLGLLVKLKILLNTNEEYSLNTGFKSKKIRVNLNQTIKSEARAEQKEVIAAVDEDRKFVYQATIVRLMKGRKTMQHQALIQEVTAQISSKFTPKIPEIKKAIEYLIDKEYLERAPDSNNTYNYLA from the exons ATGTCCGCATCGGCTTCCGGATCATCTTGGACAGAGCCCACAAAGGCTCAGGCTCCTCCTAA AGATGCGGACTTGAAACAAGCTTGGGCTTTCCTTTCTGTCGGTGTTGACCACATTATGACCAG GCTTAGCTTTGGAATGTCTTACTCTTACTACATCCTCCTATATACCGCCATCTACAACTACTGTACTCAGCCAGGCAAGACTGGTCTCCCTTCATTTTCACCCCAACGGGGCGGAGCTAGTCTTCAAGGCGCCGACCTCCACAGAAGCTTGCACAATTGGTTATCTGCTCACTGCAAGTCCATGCGAGAG GAGGCCGAGAAACTTCCTGACCAAGAACTTCTCAAGTATTATGCTCGTCAATGGGACAGGTACACCCGAGGCGCCTTGTACGTCAACAAGCTTTTCAACTATTTGAACAAGCACTGGGTCAAgcgagagaaggacgaGGGTCGAAAGGACGTTTATCAAGTGTACACT CTTGCATTGGTATCTTGGAAGAATAACTTCTTCGATCATTTCACTGACAATAAGGGGACCAGCCGATTAACTCAAGCTTTGTTACGGCAGATCCAGCAGCAACGTAACGGCGAGGAAGTCGATTCTGGTCTTCTCAAGAAGGTCATCGACAGTTATG TCTCCCTTGGTCTTGACGAGGCCGATGCTCAACGACAAAATCTGGATACCTATAGGAAACATTTCCAGACTCAATTCCTCGAAGCCACCGACACCTACTACCGTGCTGAATCTTCTGCATTTGTTGGTTCCAACTCTGTTGCGGACTAtatgaagaaggcagaggcGAGGTTacaggaggaggcggaCAGGGTGAACTTGTATTTGCATGATAATACTAGGAACGAT TTGAAGACAAGATGTGAAAAGGTACTCATTGAAGAGCACCAAGCCATTATGTGGGATGAGTTCCAAACTCTTCTTGATAGCGACCGGGTTGACG ACTTGGCAAGGATGTACGGACTTCTTTCTCGCGTGCTCAACGGGCTTGACCCTTTACGAGAAAAGTTTGGTCAACACGTCAGGCGTGCTGGTAGAGCAGCTGTGGAAAAGGTCCTTCCTGCCCCAGGAGCTGTCAATGAAGCTGGAAAGGCTGAGTCTCTC GATCCTAAGGCGTACGTTGAGGCCCTTCTCGAAGTACACGGCAAGTATACCTCCATGGTTGAAGGGCCCTTCCGAGGCGAAATGGGTTTCAACCGTGCTCTCGATCAGGCCTGTGGCGACTTCTGCAACTCCAATGCTGCTTGTACTGTCTCTACAAAGTCTCCCGAGTTGTTGGCTAGCTACTGTGATTTATTGTTAAGAAAAAGCAATAAGGACTCTGATGCTGAATCTTTGGAAGCTTCTTTGAGCAAAGCT ATGATCATTTTCAACTTCATCGACGACAAGGATGTCTTCCACAAGTTCTATCAGAAGAAGCTCGCTCAGCGACTTGTCGGTTCTCTTTCCGCGTCAGACGATGCAGAGAGCAGCATGAtcaccaagctcaaggagtTATCTGGTTTCGAATACACCAACAAGTTGTCTAAAATGTTTACCG ATGTCAATCTTAGTAAAGACTTGATGGAACGATTCAAcgaaagggagagagagaagggcaTAGCCTCCGATA TCGATTTCCAACCCTTGGTCCTTGGTTCTAACAGTTGGCCTTTGCACCCTCAACAAACCGACTTTGCCATTCCTCGCGAAATCCAGGCCCTCTATGATCGGTTCAACGCCTTCCACGGCGAAGTTCATCA AGGCCGAACTCTCAACTGGTTATGGCACATATCCAAGAACGAACTCCGCACCACCTACCTCAACCAAAAGTACATTTTGATGACCTCCGCCTACCAAATGGCTATCCTCACACAATTCAACGTTTCCGACACCCTTTCTTACAAGGATATTGAGGCCGGTACCAAGCTTTCCCCCACTGTGCTCAAGCCCCAGCTCGGCTTACTCGTCAAACTGAAGATTCTCTTGAACACTAATGAAGAATATTCTTTGAATACGGGCttcaagagcaagaagattAGGGTCAATTTGAACCAGACTATCAAGTCTGAGGCTAGGGCTGAGCAGAAGGAGGTTATCGCTGCTGTTGATGAGGACAGAAAGTTTGTTTACCAGGCGACTATTGTAAGGTTGATGAAGGGGCGAAAG ACTATGCAACATCAAGCTCTTATTCAAGAAGTCACCGCTCAGATCTCCTCCAAGTTCACTCCTAAAATTCCAGAGATCAAGAAAGCGATTGAATACTTGATCGACAAGGAGTACCTGGAGCGAGCTCCCGATTCCAATAACACTTA CAACTACTTGGCCTAA